Proteins found in one Drosophila innubila isolate TH190305 chromosome X, UK_Dinn_1.0, whole genome shotgun sequence genomic segment:
- the LOC117794275 gene encoding ras GTPase-activating protein raskol isoform X2, whose product MGRRTYLNRSYAIYYPSRVEGWLDVCETEGELTRLIKTLPWGPLYCVLQQDDQTFTAYCSEEISIFPATPKKELELGDVCYEDIPRVRLDRVRRPAKALWDGPPTLAEENEDSDTCLGNGMNGLNDIVLNTTLYNDLGEYKSKTLPRIHFDTALNDTSLNEDTSYEKACRRGSAPTTPILGNKQHQPEHNAASRFTNFFSKRTNPLKRTKSVTKLERTKRGSGGLRGSRSHESLLSSHAVMSTIDLSCSGAVGVAPVHQSVLGRRHCFQVRGGPRGERYYSCGSRQERDLWIYSLRKSIAPNAEHTRRTDNSLKLWVYEAKNLPAKKKYFCELQLDKTLYGRTSVKLQTDLLFWGEYFDFPDIPEINVITVNVFREVDKKKKRDKYQFVGSVKIPVHEVTSRLICEDWYPILSDKASDSLGRSGLGGSGSGKDKDKERELLPTLRIKCRFQSTDILPINVYGNFLGYLKENYKRVCETLEPVIGVKAKEDIGQALVLLMHAQGLAGAFLTDVVALDLLRVGDQRLTFRGNSLATKSMEAFLKLTGEQYLQDTLSAPINELIQSERDCEVDPTKTSGSSAGSLQRQQAALRGAVRSAWQCIYESHKHFPPQLRACFATFRERLQQLGRQDMADNLISASIFLRFLCPAILSPSLFNITSELPSARATRNLTLVAKTLQTLANFTRFQGKENFMEFLNDFLEQEASRMQQFLEYISTRPEHATPDSILDWAGYIDQGKQLSILHSLLSESLAKLPEARQHELDPLQHILDDISRAKELTAGHALGSGYLPTVMSTHENQENHQPDQLGATSLKQQQQQQQQQQQQQQQQQQQQQQHQLAQPQHAVLSKPVPAERGMLRGVLTPSALEKNIFRYNDPTVNVRLQQQQQQQQQQQQQLEHHQHATHQLLSNSQSSLATGGGGGGYMSSPVLQHAQSQSSMASSSLNGSSSNLLLPAAAAAAAAYPAQQQQQLQHCPPAPQTSAASTMERMDRLGQSYQYVSNGNDYDASTGSSRARTLPRNNNNSNSNSNNCSNNNVANVANGGSNSIQSGSFDDMHGEFIQISGLDTSSAFVRKSPTPLMKAAASNMGNGSSSSSSNLPRATRINRHNLNLNLGIPDHSYGPTRAPLNPNSNMPKNLEDLDDLFKYAEEHEVLAEPQPSGSTSNNHNSNKQQLSAKSSHCSSGYQSISTNPSPAQSSSPVEGQQQQQQQQQQQLKLNAPLAFKNPSYQLQQCSMPQQTPSSSRAPATPQQQQAASASVYGGRVKPLGVGLVAARAAFLNSGGTLDAATLTPSSSDEQLSADNYYSYAAAAAAGATVGSNKLEAQRSLSGGSSSSNSNSNSNSGKPHNYGRLNGPLKREDVYGSAANGSNINVAYHHHHHHQQQLQQQQQQQQQQHLHLQQHLQQQQLQLEHKQYASSGASSTGGASTTAVAQRRLSLDSARTLSDSSTDTEGHCTQLQEGKRRRQLRSSGGGASESGLGKGYDQNGEIQLLQETLDTLRHTLDRDEAELRDSSDELFALQRPSGAGNGVGNLSQQSESTMRSIIDRLITMEEELRREQLKMSLALSHKQRVIEEQGQQIAALDAANSRLLSALTALRQRYETQQQQQQQQQQQQQQQQQ is encoded by the exons ATACTTCATATGAGAAGGCGTGTCGTCGCGGTTCGGCGCCCACCACGCCCATTTTGGGCAACAAACAGCATCAGCCGGAACACAATGCCGCCTCCCGCTTCACCAACTTCTTCTCCAAAAG AACAAATCCCCTAAAGCGCACAAAATCTGTGACCAAATTGGAGCGCACTAAGCGTGGATCTGGGGGCTTACGTGGATCACGCTCTCACGAGAGTCTACTCTCCAGTCATGCGGTCATGTCTACCATAG ATTTGTCGTGCAGCGGGGCTGTGGGCGTGGCGCCCGTGCATCAATCGGTGCTTGGGCGACGTCATTGCTTCCAGGTGCGCGGCGGGCCGCGTGGCGAGCGATATTATTCATGTGGATCTCGGCAGGAGCGAGATTTGTGGATCTACTCGCTGCGCAAATCGATAGCACCGAATGCCGAGCACACTCGTCGCACCGACAACTCGCTGAAGCTGTGGGTCTACGAGGCGAAGAATCTGCCCGCCAAGAAGAAATACTTTTGCGAGCTGCAATTGGATAAGACGCTTTACGGACGGACGAGTGTAAAGCTGCAGACGGATCTGTTGTTTTGGGGTGAATACTTTGATTTCCCGGACATACCGGAGATCAATGTGATCACGGTGAATGTGTTCCGTGAGGTggacaagaagaagaagcgcgATAAATATCAATTCGTTGGCTCCGTTAAGATTCCCGTGCACGAGGTGACATCACGTCTAATCTGCGAGGATTGGTATCCCATCCTGAGTGACAAGGCAAGCGACAGTCTCGGCCGGAGCGGACTCggcggcagtggcagtggcaaggacaaggacaaggaGCGCGAGCTGTTGCCCACGCTGCGGATCAAGTGTCGCTTCCAGAGCACGGATATTCTGCCCATCAATGTGTATGGCAATTTTCTGGGCTACCTCAAGGAGAACTACAAACGGGTGTGCGAGACTCTGGAGCCGGTGATTGGTGTCAAGGCCAAGGAGGACATTGGACAGGCGCTGGTGCTGCTGATGCATGCCCAGGGATTGGCCGGTGCCTTTCTCACCGATGTCGTGGCCCTCGATCTGTTGCGGGTGGGCGATCAACGCTTGACATTTCGCGGCAACTCGCTGGCCACCAAGAGCATGGAGGCATTCCTCAAGCTGACGGGTGAACAGTATCTGCAGGACACACTGTCGGCTCCCATCAATGAGTTGATTCAATCGGAACGCGACTGTGAGGTGGATCCAACAAAGACAAGTGGCTCCTCGGCGGGATCGTTGCAGCGCCAGCAGGCGGCACTTCGTGGCGCCGTTCGCAGTGCCTGGCAATGCATCTACGAGTCGCATAAGCATTTCCCACCCCAACTGCGCGCCTGCTTTGCCACATTCCGCGAGAGGTTGCAGCAACTGGGGCGACAGGATATGGCCGATAATCTGATCTCGGCCAGCATCTTTTTGCGTTTCCTCTGCCCGGCAATATTGTCGCCATCGTTGTTCAACATCACCAGCGAATTGCCATCGGCACGTGCCACACGCAACCTGACGCTGGTGGCCAAAACACTGCAAACGCTGGCCAACTTTACACGCTTCCAGGGCAAGGAGAATTTCATGGAGTTTCTCAATGATTTCCTCGAACAGGAGGCATCGCGTATGCAACAGTTTCTGGAGTATATCTCGACGCGACCGGAGCATGCCACGCCCGATTCCATACTCGACTGGGCCGGGTACATTGACCAGGGCAAACAGTTGTCCATACTGCACAGTCTGCTCAGCGAGAGTCTCGCCAAGTTGCCCGAGGCACGGCAGCATGAGCTCGATCCGTTGCAGCACATACTGGACGACATTAGTCGGGCCAAGGAGTTGACGGCTGGACATGCACTTGGCTCGGGTTATTTGCCCACGGTCATGTCCACGCATGAGAATCAGGAGAATCATCAGCCCGATCAGTTGGGTGCTACATCTttgaaacagcagcagcagcaacaacaacaacagcagcagcaacaacaacagcaacagcagcagcagcagcaacatcaattGGCACAGCCACAACATGCGGTGCTGAGCAAACCTGTGCCCGCCGAGCGTGGCATGTTGCGTGGAGTACTCACACCAAGTGCGCTCGAGAAGAACATCTTTCGCTACAATGATCCCACAGTGAATGTgcgactgcaacagcaacagcagcagcagcagcagcaacaacaacagttggaGCATCATCAACATGCCACACATCAGCTGTTGTCCAATTCACAGAGCTCACTTGCCAcaggcggtggtggtggtggctaCATGAGCTCACCCGTGTTGCAACATGCGCAATCGCAGAGTTCGATGGCATCCTCATCATtgaatggcagcagcagcaatctcttgttgccagcagcagcggcagcagcagcagcatatcccgcccagcagcagcaacagttgcaacattgTCCACCCGCGCCACAAACAAGTGCGGCAAGCACCATGGAGCGCATGGATCGCTTGGGCCAAAGCTATCAGTATGTGTCCAATGGCAATGACTATGATGCATCCACAGGCAGTTCACGTGCGCGCACCTTGccacgcaacaacaacaacagcaacagtaacagcaacaactgtagcaacaacaatgtggctAATGTTGCTAacggcggcagcaacagcatacAAAGCGGCAGCTTTGACGACATGCACGGCGAATTCATTCAAATCTCTGGCCTGGACACGAGCAGCGCCTTTGTGCGCAAATCGCCAACGCCATTGATGAAGGCAGCTGCCAGCAACATGggcaatggcagcagcagcagcagcagcaatttgcCACGTGCCACACGCATCAATCGTCACAATTTGAACCTTAATCTGGGCATACCCGATCACTCGTATGGGCCAACGCGTGCGCCATTGAATCCCAACTCGAATATGCCCAAGAATCTGGAGGATCTCGATGATCTGTTCAAGTATGCCGAGGAGCATGAGGTGTTGGCGGAACCACAGCCAAGTggcagcaccagcaacaatcacaacagcaacaagcaacaattgTCGGCCAAGAGCAGTCATTGCAGCTCTGGCTATCAAAGCATTTCCACAAATCCCTCGCCTGCACAATCCTCCAGTCCCGTCgaggggcaacaacaacaacagcagcagcaacagcagcaactcaaGTTGAACGCACCTTTGGCCTTTAAGAATCCATCGTATCAGCTGCAACAGTGCAGCATGCCACAACAGACGCCGTCCTCGAGTCGTGCCCCTGCCACgccccaacagcaacaagcagcGTCCGCCTCCGTTTACGGCGGACGTGTGAAGCCTTTGGGAGTTGGTTTGGTCGCTGCCCGCGCTGCGTTCCTTAACAGCGGCGGCACCTTGGATGCGGCCACCTTGACGCCCAGCTCATCGGATGAGCAATTGTCGGCGGATAATTATTACAGTTAtgcggcagctgcagcagctggcGCCACTGtcggcagcaacaaattgGAGGCACAACGCTCACtcagcggcggcagcagctccTCCAACTCCAATTCCAACTCCAATTCGGGCAAACCACATAATTATGGTCGCCTCAATGGTCCCTTGAAGCGGGAGGATGTCTACGGCAGTGCCGCCAATGGCAGCAACATTAATGTTGcctatcatcatcatcatcatcaccagcaacagctgcagcaacagcagcagcagcaacagcaacaacatttgcatctgcaacaacatttgcagcagcaacagttgcagctggAGCATAAGCAATATGCCAGCAGTGGTGCAAGCAGCACAGGTGGTGCATCCACAACTGCGGTGGCACAGCGTCGTCTCAGCCTCGACTCGGCCCGCACGCTCTCCGACAGCAGCACCGACACCGAGG GACACTGCACACAGCTGCAGGAGGGGAAGCGACGTCGCCAGCTACGCAGCAGCGGTGGAGGCGCCTCGGAATCGGGTCTGGGCAAAGGCTACGACCAGAATGGAGAGATACAGCTGCTGCAGGAGACGCTGGACACGTTGCGTCACACGCTGGATCGGGACGAGGCGGAGTTGCGTGACTCCAGCGATGAGCTGTTCGCCTTGCAACGTCCCTCGGGTGCTGGCAACGGAGTTGGCAACCTTAGCCAGCAATCGGAGTCCACCATGCGCAGCATTATTGACAG ACTCATCACCATGGAGGAGGAGCTGCGACGCGAGCAGCTGAAAATGTCATTGGCGTTGTCGCACAAGCAGCGCGTCATCGAGGAGCAGGGACAACAGATTGCGGCGCTAGACGCGGCCAACAGTCGACTGCTAAGCGCATTAACCGCACTGCGTCAGCGCTACgagacgcagcagcagcagcaacaacaacaacagcagcagcaacaacagcagcagcaataa
- the LOC117794275 gene encoding ras GTPase-activating protein raskol isoform X5, with translation MGRRTYLNRSYAIYYPSRVEGWLDVCETEGELTRLIKTLPWGPLYCVLQQDDQTFTAYCSEEISLGDVCYEDIPRVRLDRVRRPAKALWDGPPTLAEENEDSDTCLGNGMNGLNDIVLNTTLYNDLDTSYEKACRRGSAPTTPILGNKQHQPEHNAASRFTNFFSKRTNPLKRTKSVTKLERTKRGSGGLRGSRSHESLLSSHAVMSTIDLSCSGAVGVAPVHQSVLGRRHCFQVRGGPRGERYYSCGSRQERDLWIYSLRKSIAPNAEHTRRTDNSLKLWVYEAKNLPAKKKYFCELQLDKTLYGRTSVKLQTDLLFWGEYFDFPDIPEINVITVNVFREVDKKKKRDKYQFVGSVKIPVHEVTSRLICEDWYPILSDKASDSLGRSGLGGSGSGKDKDKERELLPTLRIKCRFQSTDILPINVYGNFLGYLKENYKRVCETLEPVIGVKAKEDIGQALVLLMHAQGLAGAFLTDVVALDLLRVGDQRLTFRGNSLATKSMEAFLKLTGEQYLQDTLSAPINELIQSERDCEVDPTKTSGSSAGSLQRQQAALRGAVRSAWQCIYESHKHFPPQLRACFATFRERLQQLGRQDMADNLISASIFLRFLCPAILSPSLFNITSELPSARATRNLTLVAKTLQTLANFTRFQGKENFMEFLNDFLEQEASRMQQFLEYISTRPEHATPDSILDWAGYIDQGKQLSILHSLLSESLAKLPEARQHELDPLQHILDDISRAKELTAGHALGSGYLPTVMSTHENQENHQPDQLGATSLKQQQQQQQQQQQQQQQQQQQQQQHQLAQPQHAVLSKPVPAERGMLRGVLTPSALEKNIFRYNDPTVNVRLQQQQQQQQQQQQQLEHHQHATHQLLSNSQSSLATGGGGGGYMSSPVLQHAQSQSSMASSSLNGSSSNLLLPAAAAAAAAYPAQQQQQLQHCPPAPQTSAASTMERMDRLGQSYQYVSNGNDYDASTGSSRARTLPRNNNNSNSNSNNCSNNNVANVANGGSNSIQSGSFDDMHGEFIQISGLDTSSAFVRKSPTPLMKAAASNMGNGSSSSSSNLPRATRINRHNLNLNLGIPDHSYGPTRAPLNPNSNMPKNLEDLDDLFKYAEEHEVLAEPQPSGSTSNNHNSNKQQLSAKSSHCSSGYQSISTNPSPAQSSSPVEGQQQQQQQQQQQLKLNAPLAFKNPSYQLQQCSMPQQTPSSSRAPATPQQQQAASASVYGGRVKPLGVGLVAARAAFLNSGGTLDAATLTPSSSDEQLSADNYYSYAAAAAAGATVGSNKLEAQRSLSGGSSSSNSNSNSNSGKPHNYGRLNGPLKREDVYGSAANGSNINVAYHHHHHHQQQLQQQQQQQQQQHLHLQQHLQQQQLQLEHKQYASSGASSTGGASTTAVAQRRLSLDSARTLSDSSTDTEGHCTQLQEGKRRRQLRSSGGGASESGLGKGYDQNGEIQLLQETLDTLRHTLDRDEAELRDSSDELFALQRPSGAGNGVGNLSQQSESTMRSIIDRLITMEEELRREQLKMSLALSHKQRVIEEQGQQIAALDAANSRLLSALTALRQRYETQQQQQQQQQQQQQQQQQ, from the exons ATACTTCATATGAGAAGGCGTGTCGTCGCGGTTCGGCGCCCACCACGCCCATTTTGGGCAACAAACAGCATCAGCCGGAACACAATGCCGCCTCCCGCTTCACCAACTTCTTCTCCAAAAG AACAAATCCCCTAAAGCGCACAAAATCTGTGACCAAATTGGAGCGCACTAAGCGTGGATCTGGGGGCTTACGTGGATCACGCTCTCACGAGAGTCTACTCTCCAGTCATGCGGTCATGTCTACCATAG ATTTGTCGTGCAGCGGGGCTGTGGGCGTGGCGCCCGTGCATCAATCGGTGCTTGGGCGACGTCATTGCTTCCAGGTGCGCGGCGGGCCGCGTGGCGAGCGATATTATTCATGTGGATCTCGGCAGGAGCGAGATTTGTGGATCTACTCGCTGCGCAAATCGATAGCACCGAATGCCGAGCACACTCGTCGCACCGACAACTCGCTGAAGCTGTGGGTCTACGAGGCGAAGAATCTGCCCGCCAAGAAGAAATACTTTTGCGAGCTGCAATTGGATAAGACGCTTTACGGACGGACGAGTGTAAAGCTGCAGACGGATCTGTTGTTTTGGGGTGAATACTTTGATTTCCCGGACATACCGGAGATCAATGTGATCACGGTGAATGTGTTCCGTGAGGTggacaagaagaagaagcgcgATAAATATCAATTCGTTGGCTCCGTTAAGATTCCCGTGCACGAGGTGACATCACGTCTAATCTGCGAGGATTGGTATCCCATCCTGAGTGACAAGGCAAGCGACAGTCTCGGCCGGAGCGGACTCggcggcagtggcagtggcaaggacaaggacaaggaGCGCGAGCTGTTGCCCACGCTGCGGATCAAGTGTCGCTTCCAGAGCACGGATATTCTGCCCATCAATGTGTATGGCAATTTTCTGGGCTACCTCAAGGAGAACTACAAACGGGTGTGCGAGACTCTGGAGCCGGTGATTGGTGTCAAGGCCAAGGAGGACATTGGACAGGCGCTGGTGCTGCTGATGCATGCCCAGGGATTGGCCGGTGCCTTTCTCACCGATGTCGTGGCCCTCGATCTGTTGCGGGTGGGCGATCAACGCTTGACATTTCGCGGCAACTCGCTGGCCACCAAGAGCATGGAGGCATTCCTCAAGCTGACGGGTGAACAGTATCTGCAGGACACACTGTCGGCTCCCATCAATGAGTTGATTCAATCGGAACGCGACTGTGAGGTGGATCCAACAAAGACAAGTGGCTCCTCGGCGGGATCGTTGCAGCGCCAGCAGGCGGCACTTCGTGGCGCCGTTCGCAGTGCCTGGCAATGCATCTACGAGTCGCATAAGCATTTCCCACCCCAACTGCGCGCCTGCTTTGCCACATTCCGCGAGAGGTTGCAGCAACTGGGGCGACAGGATATGGCCGATAATCTGATCTCGGCCAGCATCTTTTTGCGTTTCCTCTGCCCGGCAATATTGTCGCCATCGTTGTTCAACATCACCAGCGAATTGCCATCGGCACGTGCCACACGCAACCTGACGCTGGTGGCCAAAACACTGCAAACGCTGGCCAACTTTACACGCTTCCAGGGCAAGGAGAATTTCATGGAGTTTCTCAATGATTTCCTCGAACAGGAGGCATCGCGTATGCAACAGTTTCTGGAGTATATCTCGACGCGACCGGAGCATGCCACGCCCGATTCCATACTCGACTGGGCCGGGTACATTGACCAGGGCAAACAGTTGTCCATACTGCACAGTCTGCTCAGCGAGAGTCTCGCCAAGTTGCCCGAGGCACGGCAGCATGAGCTCGATCCGTTGCAGCACATACTGGACGACATTAGTCGGGCCAAGGAGTTGACGGCTGGACATGCACTTGGCTCGGGTTATTTGCCCACGGTCATGTCCACGCATGAGAATCAGGAGAATCATCAGCCCGATCAGTTGGGTGCTACATCTttgaaacagcagcagcagcaacaacaacaacagcagcagcaacaacaacagcaacagcagcagcagcagcaacatcaattGGCACAGCCACAACATGCGGTGCTGAGCAAACCTGTGCCCGCCGAGCGTGGCATGTTGCGTGGAGTACTCACACCAAGTGCGCTCGAGAAGAACATCTTTCGCTACAATGATCCCACAGTGAATGTgcgactgcaacagcaacagcagcagcagcagcagcaacaacaacagttggaGCATCATCAACATGCCACACATCAGCTGTTGTCCAATTCACAGAGCTCACTTGCCAcaggcggtggtggtggtggctaCATGAGCTCACCCGTGTTGCAACATGCGCAATCGCAGAGTTCGATGGCATCCTCATCATtgaatggcagcagcagcaatctcttgttgccagcagcagcggcagcagcagcagcatatcccgcccagcagcagcaacagttgcaacattgTCCACCCGCGCCACAAACAAGTGCGGCAAGCACCATGGAGCGCATGGATCGCTTGGGCCAAAGCTATCAGTATGTGTCCAATGGCAATGACTATGATGCATCCACAGGCAGTTCACGTGCGCGCACCTTGccacgcaacaacaacaacagcaacagtaacagcaacaactgtagcaacaacaatgtggctAATGTTGCTAacggcggcagcaacagcatacAAAGCGGCAGCTTTGACGACATGCACGGCGAATTCATTCAAATCTCTGGCCTGGACACGAGCAGCGCCTTTGTGCGCAAATCGCCAACGCCATTGATGAAGGCAGCTGCCAGCAACATGggcaatggcagcagcagcagcagcagcaatttgcCACGTGCCACACGCATCAATCGTCACAATTTGAACCTTAATCTGGGCATACCCGATCACTCGTATGGGCCAACGCGTGCGCCATTGAATCCCAACTCGAATATGCCCAAGAATCTGGAGGATCTCGATGATCTGTTCAAGTATGCCGAGGAGCATGAGGTGTTGGCGGAACCACAGCCAAGTggcagcaccagcaacaatcacaacagcaacaagcaacaattgTCGGCCAAGAGCAGTCATTGCAGCTCTGGCTATCAAAGCATTTCCACAAATCCCTCGCCTGCACAATCCTCCAGTCCCGTCgaggggcaacaacaacaacagcagcagcaacagcagcaactcaaGTTGAACGCACCTTTGGCCTTTAAGAATCCATCGTATCAGCTGCAACAGTGCAGCATGCCACAACAGACGCCGTCCTCGAGTCGTGCCCCTGCCACgccccaacagcaacaagcagcGTCCGCCTCCGTTTACGGCGGACGTGTGAAGCCTTTGGGAGTTGGTTTGGTCGCTGCCCGCGCTGCGTTCCTTAACAGCGGCGGCACCTTGGATGCGGCCACCTTGACGCCCAGCTCATCGGATGAGCAATTGTCGGCGGATAATTATTACAGTTAtgcggcagctgcagcagctggcGCCACTGtcggcagcaacaaattgGAGGCACAACGCTCACtcagcggcggcagcagctccTCCAACTCCAATTCCAACTCCAATTCGGGCAAACCACATAATTATGGTCGCCTCAATGGTCCCTTGAAGCGGGAGGATGTCTACGGCAGTGCCGCCAATGGCAGCAACATTAATGTTGcctatcatcatcatcatcatcaccagcaacagctgcagcaacagcagcagcagcaacagcaacaacatttgcatctgcaacaacatttgcagcagcaacagttgcagctggAGCATAAGCAATATGCCAGCAGTGGTGCAAGCAGCACAGGTGGTGCATCCACAACTGCGGTGGCACAGCGTCGTCTCAGCCTCGACTCGGCCCGCACGCTCTCCGACAGCAGCACCGACACCGAGG GACACTGCACACAGCTGCAGGAGGGGAAGCGACGTCGCCAGCTACGCAGCAGCGGTGGAGGCGCCTCGGAATCGGGTCTGGGCAAAGGCTACGACCAGAATGGAGAGATACAGCTGCTGCAGGAGACGCTGGACACGTTGCGTCACACGCTGGATCGGGACGAGGCGGAGTTGCGTGACTCCAGCGATGAGCTGTTCGCCTTGCAACGTCCCTCGGGTGCTGGCAACGGAGTTGGCAACCTTAGCCAGCAATCGGAGTCCACCATGCGCAGCATTATTGACAG ACTCATCACCATGGAGGAGGAGCTGCGACGCGAGCAGCTGAAAATGTCATTGGCGTTGTCGCACAAGCAGCGCGTCATCGAGGAGCAGGGACAACAGATTGCGGCGCTAGACGCGGCCAACAGTCGACTGCTAAGCGCATTAACCGCACTGCGTCAGCGCTACgagacgcagcagcagcagcaacaacaacaacagcagcagcaacaacagcagcagcaataa